The window ATCACATACAAGCATATGCCCACTTTTCTGATAAAGATTGTGTCATGTCCTAAATGGCATTTCACagtttatatctttcctttttatttaaaaaatatttatttgtttgactgcaTCGGttcttgtggcatgcaggatcttcaatcttcattgcagcgtTTgcgatctttagttatggcatgtggcatcttctttttaagttgtggcatgcaggatcttcagttgcagcatgtcaactcttagctgcggcacatgggatctagttccctgtctaGGGAtcgactgaacccaggccccgtgCGTTGGGAACAATGCAGACTTAGCCAGTAGACCGCCGGAGAAGTCCCTGCATTTTTCtatttgataatatatatatactaatgaTCTTTTAAAGTTGCcccctattgatggacacttagattgctgcTTTTGCTGTTACAAATAATGCCACAGTGACtatctgtattagttttcttGAGAAGCCATAACAGTACCTCTATGTGGGTCTTTCTTTTGTGTCTTTCACCTTAAATTCTATCTTTGTAtgtccaaatttccctcttcttataaTGACACCAGTTATTAGATTAGGGTACACCCTTATTCTGCACGACGCTTAACAGAGTCTCaaatgtttccaaataaggtcacataaTGAAGTTcgagtggacatgaattttaaggggacacaattcaatctaATGTAAGATCCTGGTACATTCTTCTTTATGCATGCATGGGAATGTTACTGAATGAATTCCTAGAAGACTACTGGATGGATCAAGGGGCATGTATGTTActaaatttggtaaagttgccCTCCCCCTAGAGGCCCCTGGAAGACTCCTTCCTCACACTATTATCATTCAGATATTTTTTCAACCTTTGTCACTTTTGCCAATCGTATAGGCAAAAACAGTATTTCATTTCAAACTTTCTGGTAGTAAATACCAAAAACTTACTCAACTCCTCTGGATCAGAAATTCCACCTCAAGGCATCTATTTTAGGAAATAATTAAGGATGGTGGGCAAGACTGTTTCATTGTCCATAATCTTAAaatatggaggcaacctaaagATACCTTAGTTGATTACAGCACCTTCATAGGCTAAAATTCTTTGCAGCCATTAAAACTCATGCTGTAAATCAGGGGCTGTTAACCTGAGCTTATTAAATTTTGCCGAAATATTTGGTATTATGTTCACTTTCTTTACATCCTTTTTCCTTATATTAGatgtattcatttaattttgcatttgaatttttaaattacttaataaACAACTGTAGAAGAACAAGGAGTAAAAAGTAAAAGTCTCCTCTCACCAACAGTCCCTTATTCAAGTCACTCCAAGTTTGGGGAAGACACTTAGAGCTTGGTAAGAACTATCGCATCTATTGCTTTAATTTTCACTTACCCAAATAACATTCTAAAAACATTCAAGCACTACAGAAATATGTGAAATTAAATGCAACTCCCTTCTCTTCTTAGCTCTAAATCttattgtctttctctggtttcaCTGGTTGGTATGTCTCCTCTGGATACTTTTAAGTTCTTCAAATAGTCTTAGTATTTggaataaaacaacaacaacaaattaaatcTACTTTAATAATAAAGGGAGGCGTTTGTGATtacttgtttttaatattatgagGATTTCCAAATGCACATGAAATTAGATAGGATACCATGATGAACTCTGGTTTACTCATTGCCCAGATCTAACAATCATTAACATCCACTGATATTTGCTTCagctattgtgtgtgtgtatgtgtgtgctgaaatattttcaagtagGTCCCAGACTTCATGACATTTCATCCCTAGATGAAATTAATTAAGAGTCTCAAAAAAACAGTCTCAACTACTAGAAGACATTTTCTTAGATGACTGCAGTTCTAGAGTCTCACCAACATTAACAATCATCACTAATCATTGGATCATTTATATCACCAAATACCCACAACACATGTGGTTTCCCATGATTGTCCCCATATGTCTCTCACAGCTGGCTTGTTCAACCATTTCTGGGAAAGCTCCATTTTTCCTCTCCACTGCATTTCTAGTCCTAGTCACGCAGTAAGATCATGAGTGATCGGTAAATCCTAGTCATGCAGTAAGATCATGAGTGATCGGTAAATCTTTTAAATAGTTCAAGTAACATcttgacaaaaattttaaaaaaatcaatgtgacAAAACAAAATAGCCTATGGAGTATGAGCCcctttgaaacattttattttgaaataatttcagacgTACATGAAAACTGCAGAAATAGGCCACAGTGCTATTTGCCCCTGTATCAGATTCCACATTTGGGAGCATTTCTGCACACAAATTGCAGGCATCATAACCCACTATTTATTAATATTCCAGTacatatttctaatttataaGGGAACTCTACCAGTATAACCATCAAAATAGATGTTAATAACTTGACCAATATTAATGTACAATCCCCAGATGCCATTCAACAGTTTTTCctcttatattttaaagttattcagTACTACtggcattttcctttaaaatttaaaaaaatgctttcactTCTGTACAACCTCCAAAATTCAAGTCCCTTGTTGAGTCACCAGTTAGGCCTTTAGCCTTCAGACATTTTTCTATGTAACACACATAGAGCTATAATCGTATAACTGAACTGCCTCTTTTTCTTAATTCCAACTTGCTTTCCCTCATAAGAATATGATCCCTATGAAGCTTACTCTGTGTTAACGAATCACGGtgtttgccctttttttttttggccgtgctgcacggcttggaggatcttagttccccaactaaggaTTGAACCGTAGTCACAACAGttaaagtgctgagtcctaattcactggactgtcagggaattcatatagtctccttttaaaattaactgtAATGAAtcaaattgaaatttattttttcctgcctcttaaaaaaaaaatgtccaccACATAGGCATTCCATAATGCGTGAGTATACTTAAAGTTAGCCATTTCCATGATTGTTTCTGCGTTTTGCTGCCATCAACATTCCAATGATCCTGCCTGGTCCACACATCTGTATATTCCATGATTCTCAAGCATGGAGACCAAAGATCAGAAATAGCGTTTTAGATGCTTTGCATATTCTGATAAACTGCCTCCAGCAAAGCCTTTGCTGGCCACTTCTACTATCAAGGCAAAAGAAGTCCTGTTCTGCCAGAGTAATCAATAGCAGATATTTTTCCTGTTCTAAAGCCAATTTGGATGGTTTAGAAATGGCAACTTGATATGCTTTTCAATTTTCTCCATTGCTGGTGAAGTTAATCataacttccttttttaaaaaaaaaattaaaaatactaggGTTTCTTTCCCCCCACGGTGGTAGCTATACTAAGTGCAATAAGGGCAATTTATTGGCATCTTCTTGTTGAAAGCTTGCACTCAACATGAGGCCATAATCTAAGAGAACTCTCAGTGTTATTTCATTATTcatacaataaaaaaagaaaattactgagcacctacttttGCCAAGTAGGCACTGTTTTAGGTGCTGGGGAAATGGTAATGAATGGTCTGTTCTCAAAAAGCTCACATCCTAGGACAGACAATATTCAAGCACATAATCATTGTTGTCATCTGCACAGATATGTTTGGAAAGATGTAATCCAAAGTGTTTATTATCAGTAAGGTGGTCTAAAGAGTGTGTAGGAAGGTCAGAGATAGATGAAAGGAGGGCAGAGTTGACAACTCTTAATACACAGTGACTGGTACCTGGGCATTCATTATATTTTCTGTGCTTAggtacattttgaaaatgtttatagtttaaaaaaagtgCTAGTGGCATAGCGGGGGATCATTGTCTTAAgacaattttcttcttttgcctaGACTGCAATTTCCAACTCCCTCGAGAACAATTTTGTCTTTCCCctcactggggtgggggtgttaTTATTAACAAAATGCCCGGGAGAAAAGCAGCTCTCTTGAGAGTGGTCATCCACGATTAAGATTTAAGAGGCCATGCAAAGTGTGGCATGTGCTGGGAGGGTGTGAAATGATGATATTGGAATTACTGTTAAGTTTTCTTAGATATGGCAGCAATTGAGTGGGTTTTGTGAGATCGTCCGCCCCTTAATTGTTTGAAAAGATGAATACTGTAGTATTCGATCTATTTAACACACGTAGaaccaataaaattgacaagttAATCTAGATGCTGAGGCTATACATGTTATTTATCTCCACTTTGTGGTACAgcagtttttaataattttttttttgtagtactGGTACCATTATTTCATTATTGTAAGGAGAcaatggtcttccctggtggctcagacggcaaagcattcacctgcaatgcagatccgtttcctccctgggttgggaagatcccttagagaaggcaacccactccggtattcttgcctggaaatccccttAACGAAGGAGTCTggagggcgacagtccatggggttgcaaactcggacacgacggagtgactacGCGCTGCACTAGGGCAAGGGGACGAAGGTTCCCTCCTTTCGACCCTGGATGCCAGAGGCCCCGTGCCCTCACTACCTTCACCGTCCTCCACGACTTCCGGCGACTTCACTTCCCGAGGCTCCAGCTTCCCCGCCATTTTCCAGCACGCAGCTGATACGCGTGCGCTTTGGTGAttggtttgaaagaaaaaagaaaaacaataccaCGCGAGGGCAGAAAGGCGGTACAGCATGCACGCGTCCAGTGCGCATGCGTCCAGTGCGTCTCTGCGCATCGGTTGACGCATCAGTTGAAGAGCGACGGGTGATCAGCTCGGCGAAGTGGGCCACCCAGAGATCTCTGAGCGACAGCGCGCACGCGTGCAGCACGAGGCTCCAAGCTCCAGCTTAGCGAAACCCGAGGCAGGACTACGGTCTTGGTTGTTGGGGTGTTGAGTGTTGCACACATGTAAAAATTACAGGCAGGTCTTGCTGTCTCCCTCTCATCTTTGCTTGGGTTGTGTGGTTTGTGAAAGTCTGGGACAACTGTGCGGGTGCTGCGCGGTGGTAGGCAAGTGGTGCAGTCCCCTTTCGTTCACAAATCCTCATTTAACAGCTTATGAGCGGTTAGTTCTCTCCAGCTCATGAATGAATAGAATGGGCCATGGAAGCTAAGTGAATCTGTAAAAATTCTGGATCTCAGTCACTGTGTGAAGTCAGGTACTTTGCCCCGGGTTACATAGGCAGGTAGACGCTGGTCTTCTTATTAGCAGCAGCCAGCACTGATGGGGTCATTTTTTACTGGGTAAAGATGAAGCACATGAAGGGCAAAGGAATGTCCTTGTGGATATCGGTTTTAGGCCTTTTATGTgcagttctcttttcttttaaaatatcctcAGGCCAtttcagggcacagacttggtcCTACATTTCCAATTCCAGAACCACCGTGGGCCACCAAGGGAGACCTTGGCCAGCCCTAGACACTCTGGGCTGAAAtcccagggaggaggcaggcccCTGACGCAGGACTGAGCATGTGATGTCCAGGAAAGGAGGAGACGGTCCCTGACAGAGGCTGCAACACCATCCAAGTGGAGGAGatgaaggcagagggagggggagagggagtcTTAAGGATTTCCCCAGAGGTGGAGGGGCatgagggggctggggaggcagcCTGCTCACCTGTGTGCAATCACACTGCCACCCATGTGTCTTTGGTGGGCAGCCCCCCAGAGCCTGCTGCACTGCCCAGGGAGACAGGGACCAGCCacaggacacggcaacccacccgggtattcttgcctgggaaacgccatggacagaggagcctggtgggctaccgtctgtggggttgcaaaagaattggacgtgactgaatgagcacacacagacatactgCCGCCACCagccccccaaccctgccccatTTCCAGGGTGAAGACAGAAGGTAAGAGCCCAAGGTGGTGGTTCTCAACACTGCCCAGTCTGGGAGCTCTGCCTCTCAAGGGCCAGTGAACAAGCCATTGTGGGACGCTTGGTCCGTGGAGGCCACGGGGGCTGCTGGGGGCGTGGAGTACTTGGGTGGGTAACGAATGAAGAGCCGATCCTCCTCTTTCTTCACCCAACGCAGGAGTTTGGTTACTGCGAGGATGGCGCCTGCCTTGGTCACCAGGGGGCTGAGGCAGGTATACAGTTCAAATTTGGAGGTCACCTGCGGGGTTGAGAGGAGAGAGAGTCAGCTGGTCCCGGGCTGGCCAAGCTCAGTGCTGTCCATCCTACCCTAGCCCCGTACCTGCCTCCTGTTTAGAAAATGTACCTGGTAGCAGCTCCAACCTGGTCACTGGGCTAAAGCAGGTAAGTGGATGCTACTGTATCATGACTGGGCCGGGGGATCAGCTGGATCTAGTGGCTTCAactgggtggtgtgtgtgtgtgtgtgtgtgtgtgtgtgtacactctcTGGACCTCAGCCGGGGTATCAGCTGGATCTAGTGGCTTCAactgggtggtgtgtgtgtgtgtgtgtgtgtgtgtgtgtacactctcTGGACCTCAGCCGGGGGATCAGCTGGATCTAGTGGCTTCAactgggtggtgtgtgtgtgtgtgtgtgtgtacactctcTGGACCTCAGCCGGGGGATCAGCTGGATCTAGTGGCTTcaactgggtgtgtgtgtgtgtgtgtgtgtgtgtgtgtgtgtgtgtgtgtacactctctggacctcagttcaCTCATCTGTGGACTGGAGACAGTGACAACAGTGCTTAACGTGTAATGAGTAATTGTTGTATACAAAGTCCTGTTTTAAGTTCCACACACTTATGTTTTTATCATCTGTAGGCTGGGTGTAATATGAGGATTAATCCAACTTAATCTTCATGCCAACCTGAGAGGCTTGCGGACCCGGTCACCAGCACCTTTCCACAGCACCTCTTCGTTCTCCCCTCACTCCTGCTCCAGCCACTCTAGCCCCTGCCTGCTGTTCCTCAGACACAGCCGGGCCCACCTCACCTCACGGCACTCCACATCCTCTCCCTCTGTTCCTCGCGATACCCACATGCCCTGTGACCGCCCCCTGCACTTAGATGGCACTTCCTGACCACCTGATTTAAAATCCTGGGACTACCCGATCCTGGCGTTGAAATACCATCCTCTACTAAAAGGTTCAAGGACCCCCTGGACAGATGGTGGATTTCAGGACAGGCACAGACAAAGTACAAAATAGGCTTGGACTGTCTTAGGCCAGGAAGTAAGAAGTACTTAAGCAGTGATACAGACGTGTCAAAAAGACACAGGGGGAGgacttcctggcggtccagtggttcaTACTCCAccacagggaacatgggtttgatccctggtcagggaactaagatcccacatgcccacacAGAGCAgtcaaaaaatttatttaaagaaaaaaaaaggaaaaagatatagGGGCCAGTCTGCCTAATCTAGGGCTTCCACTGACTAAATAAGAGAGAGTTTGagcacaaaaataaaagacaggaaaagattCTAGCTCACTGAATTCAAGAAAAATCCATGACATGCaatttaaaattcaacaaataaACAGGAGCAGGGAAAGCTCTTCCATACAGCAGAATCTTGACCAATAAACATAGACGTtaggatgaaatgagaaaaatcaccATATGGTAAATGCCAGAGAAACAGCTGTCACAGGCAAAAATCATTAATGGATATTAAAATTAGTGGATGAAAATATGGTGAAAAAGAGAACACTGACCTAATCACCACAAGATACTGACTAATTACAAACGGTGAAAAGGCTGACTACAAAGTGGAGAAACCCGGCAGATACCACCTTAATGAAGTGAACAGAAGTCGTGTCAACAATGGGACACAGTGATGTCGTGGTCCTCCTGATCCGACACAGAGGACACAACATCACTCCTGTGAGAGGCTTGCTCAAGATGCATGACCTGACACAACATTATTAGAAGAAAACAACTTGATGGGCATTCTACAAACCAACTGGATGGTACTTCTAAAAATTCCCAGGTCGTGAAAGACAAAAAAGACCAAGGGAATGTTCCAGAATAAATGAGACTAGGATGACACAATCAATCTGAACATGTGCTCCTGGACTGGATCCTGGGCCAGTGAAAGGACATGAGTGGGACGACTGGTGAAGTTTGAATGAAGCAGGTGGATAAGCTGTGATTGCACTGATGTTAATTCCCTGATTTTGATGAGTTCCTCTGATTATGTTAACATCTGAAGAAACTAGGTCAAAGACCTACTTCACATAATTTTTTGCAACTTCTTTGTGAGTTTAAAGTtgcttgaaaatgaaaacaaaaaaaaatattttaataaaattctcaGCTTAGAATAATGCCTGATACATAACAGACATGcaataaatgagtttaaaaatgtGCACTAAATGTCAGAATCTAAGGGAAGTGCCATCTCCAATGGAGTCACATTGACCAAACCCCCTGCATAGCTGACTTTTAATAGAAGTGTGGACAGCAGCCCTGAAGAGACCCCGGGGAAGGATACCCCAAGTGGAAGGCACAGAATGGAACCAAGCCTATAGTGCTCAAGTGCTGGGGACACACAGAGTCAAAGCTCAACCTCCCACGACCACAGAGGGCGGGGCTGATGTGAAATTGACAGGCAAAGTGATCATAGTTAATGGGACCCCCTGAGAGGGGAAGGCACTCTACTGGTGGTTAATGAGGGAATAGTCAATAGGAGGATGAGTCTAAGAGGTTTCAGACAGGAGGCTGATGGGATTCAGAGACATGcgggaaacttccctggtggtccagtcactaagactctgtgctgcccaTGCTGGGGACCCAGATTCGGTCCCggggcagggaactagatcccacaggccacagctaaagaaagattctgcatgccacagcaaagacccagcacagccaagtaaatatttaaaaacaaagacaggcGGAGTGACAGGGACAGTGTTGGATATAAAACCACAGCCCAGGCAAAGGTGTGGTGTGCCTGAAGGAGGCTGCTGTGGCTGGAGGGAACACAGTGGAGGGAAAGAAGGCTTGCAGTGCGGGAATCAACTCCTTCAGAGCCCAGCTCAACTCACCCAGGCCAGAAGGGTCTCCCTCTCAGCCACGTGGTAGATGAGGCGCAGCGGCCGGGAGGCGCTGTGCAGCCGGGCGTGCAGGCGGTGGTACAGGTCAGACAGGCGCTGTCGCTCCTCCTCTCTGCTGTAGGGGGCCTCCAGCTCGGGGCTGCAGTGACGGAGGAGAGTGGGGGACTGGGTCAGTCTAGAGCTCTCTGGGCTGGCCCATCTCCCCTCTGTCTAGGGAGTTCAATAGAAGTTAGGGAGCTGAGCCTCCTCCCCCATTAGCCTGGAGGTTTCTTAGGGCCTAACCTTCCCATCAAACATGGGGATTCCTGGAGTCCTGGGGAGTTCCTCTCCATCAGGACAGGGGACTTctgggggctggaggctgggaCTCCCACATCAGGCAGAGACCCATTCTACTGCATTTCTAGACAGCACGGCCGGCTCTGTCTCCAGAGTCTTGTCTGTTGAGCGGCTGAACCTTCCAGTTAGATAAGCCTCCCCACCCAGCCAATTGCCCACAGGGGCAGAGCCCACCTGGTAAACTGGGGCAGCTGGCGGTGATGGTCAGGGATGTCCAGTGGCTTATAGAGGAAGTGCCGGAGGCCGGGAGCACCCACAGCCTGCACACTGTAGGCCGAGGCACTGGCCGATGCAGCATTCGAGAAGCTGGCAGCCTCCCTGAGGGCACGCATGGCTCCAAGCGAGTGCATGCCTTCTTCGACCAGGCGCCGGCAGGTGGCCATGTCATGGAAGGCCTCGGGGTCGGtgcccagcagcagcaggcagacgGGCATGGCGTCCAGGCGGGCCACGTAGGCATAGAAGAAACCATCAGGATTGAAGCGAGGCAGGCACACAGGCGCCCAGGCCTCGCCCGCGGCGAAGGCCGGCGCCCCCACCCAGTCCAGCAGCAACTGCAGGTCGGCGGGGTCCAGCCGGCACTCGGCCAGCACCGTCCGCTCCTGGGCGGCTGTCACCAGGCGACCGCCCACCGCCAGGACCGAGAGGGCCAGGCCGGGCGCCGTGCAGCGTCGGAGCAGCGCGCCCAGCGCATCCCGCAGCGGGCGAGCCAGAGGCACGCAGCGCACGGCGCCCAGCAGCAGGGCCCCCGGGTCCCGCTCCATGCTGTCCAGAAGTCGGTCCAGGGTGCGCTCCGAGCCGGCCAGCAGGCGGCGGAGATCGTAGTTCTGCTTGCGCGCAAAGATGCGGGCCACACTGGCGCGCGTCAGGGTGCTCACGATCTGTGCGTGCACGGCCAGCAGCTCCCCACGCAGCTGGGCGGCTGACTGAGGAGTCCTTGACACGGCCACCAGCAGCAGCGGGCCCTGCTGTAGGAACACCAGCTTGTGGTcctctgggggagggaagggacgGTCGAGGGAGATGGGTCAGTGGTGACACGAGGGGGTCACGTGGGGCTCTTCCACCCTTCCCCCTGAAAGGCACACA of the Cervus canadensis isolate Bull #8, Minnesota chromosome 18, ASM1932006v1, whole genome shotgun sequence genome contains:
- the MON1B gene encoding vacuolar fusion protein MON1 homolog B; amino-acid sequence: MEAGGDTAAPAPGDAEDLEEMRFPSEEAEDGGGVHRDLPDPGDASLETAGSKTKDQSPSLLLQSEAPSCTCGLWSPAASEGSPLGCPETGLGGPGGDPSDEDWRSKRKHVFVLSEAGKPIYSRYGSVEALSTTMGVMTALVSFVQSAGDAIRAIYAEDHKLVFLQQGPLLLVAVSRTPQSAAQLRGELLAVHAQIVSTLTRASVARIFARKQNYDLRRLLAGSERTLDRLLDSMERDPGALLLGAVRCVPLARPLRDALGALLRRCTAPGLALSVLAVGGRLVTAAQERTVLAECRLDPADLQLLLDWVGAPAFAAGEAWAPVCLPRFNPDGFFYAYVARLDAMPVCLLLLGTDPEAFHDMATCRRLVEEGMHSLGAMRALREAASFSNAASASASAYSVQAVGAPGLRHFLYKPLDIPDHHRQLPQFTSPELEAPYSREEERQRLSDLYHRLHARLHSASRPLRLIYHVAERETLLAWVTSKFELYTCLSPLVTKAGAILAVTKLLRWVKKEEDRLFIRYPPKYSTPPAAPVASTDQASHNGLFTGP